From a single Candidatus Woesearchaeota archaeon genomic region:
- a CDS encoding rubrerythrin family protein — MPEAKRVRSNAPKENDHKKATRPRKKNKNNTSSEQEAKTQAEPELATILQAQRSELTEHHIYQRLAAFEANKHNKNILERIANDELHHYRFWKSVSKQDVTPNKAKILLYTTMAKVLGLTFTLRLMEYGEDASIKGYRRLKKHIPGVSQILKDEQRHEHELISLLKEEKLHYASSIVLGLNDALVELSGALAGLTFALANGKLIAVTGLIMGFAASLSMAASGYLSSREEEQERGGKEEKKPLTSAFYTGIAYLLTVIVLIAPYFIFKNPLVSLAVMLAAVLCIIAFYTFYISTAKQLPFKRRFAEMALISLGVALITYGVGWVLRTTIGVDI, encoded by the coding sequence ATGCCAGAAGCCAAACGAGTAAGGAGCAACGCGCCCAAGGAGAACGATCACAAGAAAGCAACAAGGCCGCGAAAGAAGAACAAGAACAACACGAGCAGCGAACAAGAAGCAAAGACGCAGGCAGAACCCGAACTCGCAACTATTCTCCAAGCACAAAGAAGCGAACTTACCGAACACCACATCTACCAGCGATTAGCAGCATTCGAAGCAAACAAGCACAACAAAAACATTCTTGAACGCATCGCAAATGACGAGCTTCACCACTACCGCTTCTGGAAAAGTGTCAGCAAACAAGACGTAACCCCGAACAAAGCAAAAATACTCCTCTACACCACCATGGCCAAAGTCCTCGGCCTCACGTTCACCCTCCGCCTCATGGAATACGGAGAAGACGCATCTATCAAAGGGTACCGCCGTCTCAAAAAACACATTCCCGGCGTTTCACAAATACTCAAGGACGAGCAACGCCACGAGCACGAACTCATCTCACTCCTCAAAGAAGAAAAACTTCACTACGCAAGCAGCATCGTCCTCGGCCTCAACGACGCCCTCGTTGAACTCAGCGGAGCTCTCGCAGGGCTCACCTTCGCTCTCGCAAATGGGAAACTCATCGCCGTCACGGGACTCATCATGGGCTTTGCAGCCAGCCTCTCCATGGCAGCTTCGGGCTACCTCAGCTCGAGAGAAGAGGAACAGGAGCGGGGCGGCAAGGAGGAAAAAAAGCCGCTCACGTCAGCATTCTACACCGGCATTGCATACCTCCTCACTGTCATCGTCCTCATAGCGCCCTACTTCATCTTCAAAAACCCGCTTGTTTCTCTCGCAGTGATGCTTGCAGCGGTCTTGTGCATCATCGCGTTCTACACCTTCTACATCTCAACAGCCAAACAGCTTCCCTTCAAACGCCGCTTTGCCGAAATGGCACTCATTTCACTCGGCGTCGCCCTTATCACGTACGGTGTTGGATGGGTGCTCAGAACCACCATCGGCGTTGACATATAG